From the Capnocytophaga sp. oral taxon 878 genome, the window GGAAAAATCGGTGGGGTATAGGAACTTTGCTTTGTGTTACTATATCAAATCATTGGGGAATATTGAGAATGATCCTATTGAGGTGCTTAACTTCTACTTTAAACTTTGCTCATTGGAGCTTACTTGCAAATCATTGGCGTATATATTCTCTTTTCTTGCTAATGATGGTATCCGTATGCATGACCGTGTACAGATACTAACGGAGACTTGCACTAAGCGTGTGAATGCGCTGATGCAGACTTGTGGTTTTTATGATGAATCGGGGGAGTTTGCTTTTAAAGTGGGTTTGCCTGGCAAGAGTGGTGTAGGTGGGGGTATTGTTGCCTTATTGCCTAATCATTACAGTATAGCGGTATGGAGCCCTAAGCTGAATGAGAAGGGTAATTCATACAGGGGGATGAAGTTTTTGGAGGAGTTCACGGCGCAAACGCATACTTCTATTTTTTAAAATAGGGTATAAGAGTGAGAGGTAAGAAATATAGCATTTCTTACCTCTTACTTTTATCTTATAGTTAATTTAGGGCTTTTTTTATGTTTAAAAGCTCTTGTTTTACGCTTTCTAACTTTGCGATTATTTCGTAGTTGGAGAGCGTTTTTTGTGTATCTTCTTTCAGGCGTTGGCGGGCGCCTTCAAGGGTAAAGCCTTGTTCTTTAACAAGGTGGTAGATGAGTTGTAGTTTCTTCACATCATCGGGGGTGAATTTTCTGCCTGCAGACCCGTCTTTTTTGGGGCTGATGATTTTGAATTCTTTTTCCCAGAAGCGTATGAGCGATTGGTTTACGCCAAAGGCTTTGGCTACTTCGCCTATACTGTAGTATAATTTGTGTGGGAGAGAAACTACCATAATGTAATTATAATTGATAATTAATTAGCGCGAGCTGTGGTATGGTGTTGTTATCAGGCTGCGGTGTATCTGTATTATCAATTGGTAATTGTTCGGTTTTAACGGAGTTGATTGTGGGGTGTTCTTCGGCTGT encodes:
- a CDS encoding MerR family transcriptional regulator, translating into MVVSLPHKLYYSIGEVAKAFGVNQSLIRFWEKEFKIISPKKDGSAGRKFTPDDVKKLQLIYHLVKEQGFTLEGARQRLKEDTQKTLSNYEIIAKLESVKQELLNIKKALN